A stretch of the uncultured Desulfobacter sp. genome encodes the following:
- a CDS encoding threonyl-tRNA synthetase editing domain-containing protein: MRVLFWYCDKFAWTPTLKTLEQVPISEPDGKDNVVVAFVHIEPKDVEQGSSSETKLVKNTKWLARKWDVTKILLHSFTHLGEEKADPDQAKLLLDRVHERLLKAEYDASLTAYGYYNDLVIKAPGHPLARIYKEF; encoded by the coding sequence ATGAGAGTATTGTTTTGGTATTGTGATAAATTTGCCTGGACCCCTACGCTCAAAACCCTTGAACAAGTGCCGATATCAGAGCCGGATGGCAAAGATAACGTTGTTGTGGCGTTTGTCCATATCGAACCCAAAGATGTCGAGCAAGGCAGTTCATCAGAAACCAAACTTGTTAAAAATACCAAATGGCTGGCCAGGAAATGGGATGTTACCAAGATCTTGCTCCATTCATTTACCCACCTTGGGGAGGAAAAAGCAGATCCGGATCAAGCCAAACTGCTTTTAGATCGTGTGCATGAAAGACTGCTAAAGGCAGAATATGATGCATCCCTGACGGCCTATGGGTATTATAATGACTTGGTCATTAAGGCCCCGGGCCATCCTCTGGCCCGGATATATAAAGAGTTTTAA